Proteins encoded together in one Planctomyces sp. SH-PL14 window:
- a CDS encoding DUF58 domain-containing protein: protein MIAGLGLVAFELATSFIGERLGDGGHWIILFCGTAFSVWGLKEILANLFPRLGNRGVIRNRFHLPAEGRAYLVIMFFLLVGALIGRSNSLMLVFSLMAGPFVMNGWHTFTVLKRVTVTRNLPPRAMVGEPFSVELTLQNRKSWLAVWLLLVRDHVTGCRENLAPEVLFIRCPAGGEQRGHYQLQLRRRGKHYFGPFYADTKFPLGLVERGLNLPAAGELLVYPWIGRLRADWRTRLSLAAEQVSRSMTRGGPFHDEFHRIREYRPGDDPRTVHWRSTARHNDLMVREFRENRDAPLVVLVDAYSPRTVAGEWDEPFELALSFAATVCVSHLRQSRDASLLFGVHGKTTQVWGGGRSAGRLDDLLDMLAALEAGTGTPVRPLLEQVGPMIPSNAQVLFLSPRAEAMNAEWPVDLNLPAIRIVEASRSKLEPLFDWVQSGA from the coding sequence ATGATCGCCGGCCTGGGGCTGGTCGCCTTTGAGCTGGCGACCAGTTTCATCGGGGAGCGGCTGGGCGACGGCGGGCACTGGATCATCCTGTTCTGCGGGACCGCCTTCTCGGTCTGGGGACTGAAGGAGATCCTGGCGAACCTCTTCCCGCGGCTCGGCAACCGCGGCGTGATCCGGAACCGGTTCCACCTTCCGGCGGAGGGGCGGGCGTACCTGGTGATCATGTTCTTCCTCCTCGTGGGGGCGCTGATCGGCCGGTCGAACTCGCTGATGCTGGTCTTCTCGCTGATGGCGGGGCCGTTCGTGATGAACGGCTGGCACACCTTCACCGTCCTCAAGCGGGTCACCGTGACGCGGAACCTCCCGCCGCGGGCGATGGTGGGCGAACCCTTCTCGGTCGAGCTGACGCTACAAAACCGCAAGTCGTGGCTGGCGGTGTGGCTGCTGCTTGTCCGGGACCATGTCACCGGCTGCCGCGAGAACCTGGCCCCCGAGGTCCTGTTCATCCGTTGTCCGGCGGGGGGCGAGCAGCGGGGGCACTATCAGCTCCAGTTGCGTCGGCGGGGGAAGCATTACTTCGGGCCGTTCTATGCGGACACCAAGTTCCCGCTCGGGTTGGTCGAGCGGGGATTGAACCTGCCGGCGGCAGGGGAGCTTCTGGTCTATCCGTGGATCGGGCGCCTGCGGGCGGACTGGCGGACGCGGCTGTCGCTGGCGGCCGAGCAGGTGAGCCGGTCGATGACGCGAGGCGGACCGTTTCACGACGAGTTCCATCGCATCCGGGAGTACCGGCCGGGAGACGATCCGCGGACGGTGCACTGGCGGTCGACGGCCCGGCACAACGATCTGATGGTCCGTGAGTTCCGGGAGAACCGGGATGCGCCGCTGGTGGTGCTGGTCGATGCCTACAGTCCGCGGACGGTGGCTGGGGAGTGGGACGAGCCGTTTGAGCTGGCGTTGAGTTTTGCGGCGACGGTGTGTGTTTCGCATCTCCGGCAGAGTCGGGATGCGAGTCTGCTCTTCGGCGTCCATGGAAAGACGACGCAGGTGTGGGGGGGCGGGCGGAGTGCGGGGCGGCTGGACGATCTGCTGGACATGCTGGCGGCGTTGGAGGCGGGGACGGGGACGCCGGTGCGGCCGTTGCTGGAGCAGGTGGGTCCGATGATTCCGAGCAATGCGCAGGTTCTGTTTTTGTCTCCGCGTGCGGAGGCGATGAATGCGGAGTGGCCGGTGGATCTGAACCTGCCGGCGATCCGGATTGTGGAGGCATCGCGGTCGAAGCTGGAGCCGCTGTTCGATTGGGTACAATCGGGAGCTTAG
- a CDS encoding Gfo/Idh/MocA family protein yields MPVRYAIIGAGAVSDYHHVPGIRLDPRSELVAVCDPNEALLKQRKSDWGLNKLTTDYNEIAADPGIDAVIIATPNDTHKDIAIACANGGKHIMCEKPLGLNFHESAEMYRAAKKNNVKHMTAFTYRFAPSMRYLKHLIDSGKLGTPRHFRSQRFLDLPETSWGWRQYKKRAGAGDLFDMTIHRIDFAMDLMGPIESICGAVAQFCKRDKTADGQSCPPSEVDDWSSLIGRFKSGAVGVWEGSTVMKGHYNDGFGWEWAEVNGSEGSAVYKLTEPNTILVGQHHQSLKQVAVPREFLVLPGSPRNPQEGVPSTVFRYDLVYELTSAIVEDRPAIPGFDHGALAQSVADAVLESDEKKTWVDVQLNLD; encoded by the coding sequence ATGCCTGTTCGTTACGCCATCATCGGAGCCGGCGCCGTCTCCGATTATCACCACGTCCCCGGCATCCGGCTCGACCCCCGGTCCGAGCTCGTCGCGGTCTGTGATCCCAACGAGGCGCTCCTCAAGCAGCGGAAGTCGGACTGGGGCCTGAACAAGCTCACGACCGACTACAACGAGATCGCCGCCGACCCCGGGATCGACGCGGTCATCATCGCCACGCCGAACGACACCCACAAAGACATCGCCATCGCCTGCGCCAACGGCGGCAAGCACATCATGTGCGAGAAGCCGCTGGGGCTGAACTTCCACGAGTCGGCCGAGATGTACCGCGCCGCGAAGAAGAACAACGTCAAGCACATGACGGCGTTCACCTACCGCTTCGCCCCGTCGATGCGGTACCTCAAGCACCTGATCGACAGCGGCAAGCTCGGCACGCCGCGGCATTTCCGCAGCCAGCGGTTCCTCGACCTCCCCGAGACGAGCTGGGGCTGGCGGCAGTACAAGAAGCGGGCCGGCGCCGGCGACCTGTTCGACATGACGATCCACCGTATCGACTTCGCGATGGACCTCATGGGGCCGATCGAGTCGATCTGCGGCGCGGTCGCCCAGTTCTGCAAGCGGGACAAGACCGCCGACGGCCAGTCCTGTCCGCCGTCCGAGGTCGACGACTGGTCCTCCCTGATCGGCCGCTTCAAGAGCGGCGCGGTCGGCGTGTGGGAGGGGAGCACTGTCATGAAGGGGCACTACAACGACGGCTTCGGCTGGGAATGGGCGGAGGTCAACGGCTCGGAAGGGTCGGCGGTCTACAAGCTGACCGAGCCGAACACGATCCTCGTCGGCCAGCACCATCAGTCGCTGAAGCAGGTGGCGGTTCCGCGGGAGTTCCTGGTCCTTCCGGGCAGCCCGCGCAACCCGCAGGAAGGGGTCCCGAGCACCGTCTTCCGCTATGACCTCGTGTACGAGCTGACCTCGGCGATCGTCGAGGACCGGCCCGCCATTCCGGGCTTCGATCACGGTGCGCTCGCGCAGTCCGTGGCGGATGCCGTGCTGGAATCGGACGAGAAGAAGACCTGGGTCGACGTCCAGCTCAACCTCGATTGA
- a CDS encoding FHA domain-containing protein translates to MGQSARIVIHSGPDRGRVFPVEGDLVHIGRGTDNAIVLADPEILDYHFSVSYRNGQCALNAAAAGAVVANGQPLPPDQWVAVVPPTKLQVSGATELEILANEDLTASTTSSVTQSWTDDSSTEAKRKAAGAGGAKVKKKARSTGARQVAKFITDRPGDPLVRLGGDGKLPELALTEKAATRREAKAPSQSYLIWVVMAVSVLMSVGMLLIDAEPTTFRGDSRTTARRELASYYRGEVSTLQPYQIYLRNAVLAHAQGDAANERKNYFRVLDLLDAADIRDPANLNGLTGKQTGRGRSSDIDLRRHLEILVAR, encoded by the coding sequence ATGGGGCAGAGCGCCAGAATCGTGATCCACAGCGGGCCGGACCGGGGACGGGTCTTTCCGGTCGAGGGTGACCTCGTGCACATCGGCCGGGGGACCGACAACGCCATCGTCCTGGCCGACCCGGAGATTCTCGACTACCACTTCTCGGTCTCGTATCGAAACGGCCAGTGCGCCCTCAACGCCGCCGCCGCCGGTGCGGTGGTCGCCAACGGCCAGCCGCTCCCGCCGGACCAGTGGGTGGCGGTCGTCCCTCCGACAAAGCTCCAGGTAAGCGGGGCGACGGAACTGGAGATCCTCGCCAACGAGGACCTGACCGCCTCCACGACGAGCAGCGTCACCCAGTCCTGGACGGACGATTCGTCGACGGAAGCGAAACGGAAAGCGGCCGGGGCAGGAGGGGCCAAGGTCAAGAAGAAGGCCCGCTCCACCGGGGCCCGGCAGGTCGCGAAGTTCATTACCGACCGCCCCGGCGACCCGCTCGTGCGGCTCGGGGGGGATGGAAAGCTTCCGGAACTCGCTCTGACCGAGAAGGCCGCCACCCGGCGGGAGGCGAAAGCGCCGTCGCAGTCCTACCTGATCTGGGTCGTCATGGCGGTGAGCGTGCTGATGTCCGTCGGGATGCTCCTTATCGACGCCGAGCCGACGACTTTCCGCGGTGATTCCCGGACGACCGCGAGGAGGGAGCTGGCCTCCTACTATCGCGGCGAGGTGAGCACCCTCCAGCCGTATCAGATCTATCTCCGGAATGCGGTGCTGGCGCATGCCCAGGGGGACGCGGCGAACGAGCGGAAGAACTACTTCCGCGTTCTGGACCTCCTGGACGCCGCCGACATCCGCGATCCCGCCAATCTCAACGGGCTGACCGGAAAGCAAACCGGCCGCGGCCGCAGCAGCGACATCGATCTCCGCCGCCACCTGGAGATCCTCGTGGCCCGCTGA
- a CDS encoding sigma 54-interacting transcriptional regulator: MAGRSSRRGLSQWLAETDQPVFVVDRRRVVIFFNQGCETLTGWAASDVIGQKCEFRSDSDERNVDAVTGALCPPPEAFAGEALSKPVQFAARDGVPRPWVVHFVPLTAAEAKADVAGATHDVPRVLGMILPPAAAVRLSGPNGHSQLHVELASLKAELRKRYDFAAWIAVTPEMRRVSTQMEIARSTDCAVLFLGERGVGKEHAARTIHYEGPHRLKTFVPVDCRLLGAEELGNLIRRFFVTEEGDPHIPIVQPGTLFLRNVEKLPRELQQFLVEQFPSGPRSDGRRLFVSSRQADLDVEGEPFLAEFRSLVTPVVIRLPPLRQRQEELSLLSQLLLEEGNRRADFQMTGFSPEVLHEFRRYNWPGNVGELAEVILAIREAAASPVVRPTDLPFRFRTGMHAQRIPPAEETQIVPLDELLERTEREQIEAALSRAGGNKSIAADLLRIPRAKLYRRMEALGLGGGAENASEE; the protein is encoded by the coding sequence TTGGCTGGCCGCTCTTCCCGTCGCGGTTTGTCGCAGTGGCTGGCGGAGACCGACCAGCCGGTCTTTGTCGTCGACCGGCGGCGGGTCGTGATCTTCTTCAACCAGGGATGCGAGACCCTGACCGGATGGGCGGCTTCGGACGTGATCGGGCAGAAGTGCGAGTTCCGCTCCGATTCCGATGAGCGGAACGTCGATGCCGTCACGGGGGCGCTCTGCCCGCCGCCCGAGGCCTTCGCCGGCGAGGCGCTGTCGAAGCCGGTCCAGTTCGCCGCGAGGGACGGTGTGCCTCGGCCGTGGGTCGTTCATTTCGTGCCGCTCACCGCCGCAGAGGCGAAGGCCGACGTGGCGGGGGCGACCCACGATGTTCCCCGCGTCCTGGGGATGATCCTGCCGCCGGCGGCCGCGGTCCGGCTGTCTGGACCGAACGGGCATTCGCAGCTGCATGTCGAGCTGGCGTCCCTCAAGGCGGAGCTGCGGAAGCGGTACGACTTCGCCGCCTGGATCGCGGTCACGCCGGAGATGCGGCGGGTCTCGACGCAGATGGAGATCGCCCGCAGCACGGACTGCGCGGTCCTGTTCCTGGGCGAACGGGGAGTCGGCAAGGAGCATGCCGCCCGGACGATCCACTACGAGGGGCCGCACCGGCTCAAGACCTTCGTGCCGGTCGACTGCCGTCTGCTGGGGGCCGAGGAACTGGGAAACCTGATCCGGCGGTTCTTCGTGACGGAGGAGGGGGATCCGCATATCCCGATCGTCCAGCCGGGGACGCTGTTCCTGCGGAACGTCGAAAAGCTGCCGCGGGAGCTTCAGCAGTTCCTGGTCGAACAGTTCCCGAGCGGTCCGCGGAGCGACGGGCGGCGGCTGTTCGTTTCGTCCCGGCAGGCGGATCTCGATGTCGAGGGGGAGCCGTTCCTGGCCGAGTTCCGGTCCCTTGTTACGCCGGTTGTCATCCGCCTTCCGCCGTTGCGTCAGCGGCAGGAGGAGTTGTCGCTCCTCTCTCAACTGCTGCTGGAGGAAGGGAACCGGCGGGCGGATTTCCAGATGACGGGTTTCAGCCCCGAAGTCCTCCATGAGTTCCGCCGGTACAACTGGCCGGGGAATGTCGGCGAACTGGCGGAAGTCATTCTCGCGATTCGCGAGGCGGCCGCCTCCCCTGTGGTCCGGCCGACCGATTTGCCGTTCCGGTTCCGGACCGGGATGCATGCCCAGCGGATTCCCCCTGCCGAAGAGACGCAGATCGTCCCGCTCGATGAACTGCTGGAGCGGACCGAGCGGGAGCAGATCGAAGCAGCCCTGAGCAGGGCTGGCGGGAACAAGTCGATTGCGGCCGACCTGCTGCGGATTCCGCGGGCGAAGCTTTATCGGCGGATGGAGGCGCTGGGGCTTGGGGGCGGAGCCGAGAACGCGTCGGAGGAGTGA
- a CDS encoding Gfo/Idh/MocA family protein, with translation MPDLVRRDFLKWLAALPLLNPARTGLADDKPAPKRPIRIGQIGVGHPHASKLSVYRNSPDYEVVGIVEPDDALRRRAQNQKPYDGLPWVTQEELLNMPGVEAVLIETRVRDLLASAEAAIAAGKHIHLDKPAGADFPRFRRIVEEARRQSLLIQLGYMYRYNPGILLLNEIRKAGWIGDLFEVHTVMSKVVGANERKELAEFPGGILFELGGHITDLVVGQLGRPDKVTGFLRHSAALDDGLIDNGLMVLEYPRATASVKSSAVEVSGGDRRHFVACGTGGTLQVQPLDNPSVRLTFAEPHGEYRGPYQDVRLPKYPRYVGDAADMAKILRGEKASDFSYDHDLAVQETLLRACGMPLT, from the coding sequence ATGCCTGACCTCGTCCGCCGCGACTTTCTGAAATGGCTGGCCGCACTGCCGCTGCTCAATCCGGCTCGGACCGGTCTCGCCGACGACAAGCCGGCTCCCAAACGCCCGATCCGGATCGGGCAGATCGGCGTCGGTCATCCCCACGCCAGCAAGCTCTCGGTCTACCGCAACTCTCCGGACTACGAGGTGGTCGGCATCGTCGAGCCTGACGACGCGCTCCGACGCCGGGCCCAGAATCAGAAGCCGTACGACGGACTCCCCTGGGTCACGCAGGAAGAGCTCCTCAACATGCCGGGCGTGGAGGCGGTGCTGATCGAGACCCGCGTCCGCGACCTGCTCGCCTCCGCAGAGGCGGCGATCGCGGCGGGCAAGCACATCCATCTCGACAAGCCGGCCGGCGCGGACTTCCCCCGCTTCCGCCGGATCGTCGAAGAGGCGCGGCGGCAGTCGCTCCTGATCCAACTTGGCTACATGTACCGCTACAACCCCGGCATCCTCCTGCTGAACGAGATCCGCAAGGCGGGATGGATCGGCGACCTGTTCGAGGTCCACACCGTCATGAGCAAGGTCGTCGGCGCAAACGAGCGGAAAGAGCTGGCCGAGTTCCCCGGCGGAATCCTGTTCGAGCTGGGAGGGCACATCACCGACCTCGTCGTGGGGCAGCTCGGCCGCCCGGACAAGGTGACGGGGTTCCTCCGGCACTCCGCGGCGCTCGACGACGGCCTGATCGACAATGGCCTGATGGTGTTGGAGTACCCGCGGGCGACTGCCAGTGTGAAGTCGAGCGCCGTGGAGGTGTCGGGCGGCGACCGGCGGCACTTCGTCGCCTGCGGGACCGGCGGAACGCTGCAGGTCCAGCCGCTCGACAATCCGTCGGTCCGTCTCACCTTTGCGGAGCCGCACGGCGAGTACCGCGGGCCGTACCAGGATGTCCGGCTCCCCAAGTATCCGCGTTACGTGGGGGACGCGGCCGACATGGCGAAGATCCTTCGCGGGGAGAAAGCGAGCGACTTCTCGTACGACCACGACCTGGCCGTGCAGGAGACGCTCCTGCGGGCCTGCGGGATGCCGCTCACCTGA